One Elusimicrobiaceae bacterium genomic window carries:
- a CDS encoding MoxR family ATPase yields MDITTLNQQVQAESLFLQDLKREVSKVIVGQEGLIEKMLVALLADGHILIEGVPGLAKTLAVKTLASAIHAQFQRIQFTPDLLPADITGTLIFNPKDGMFYPKRGPIFSNFVLADEINRSPAKVQSALLEAMQERQVTIGEQTYKLAAPFMVLATQNPVEQEGTYPLPEAQVDRFMLKVLITYPTKEEEKTILERMASHQNITLNTSVTPEMILKARAVVDTIYIDEKIKNYVVDLVFATRRPKDYKLDKLSSFIAYGASPRATIFLTQAAKAYAFLNGRGYVTPEDIKAIGLDVLRHRVLLTYEAEAENITSDQIVKQIFEAVDVP; encoded by the coding sequence ATGGATATCACCACACTCAACCAACAAGTACAAGCGGAAAGTTTATTTTTGCAAGATTTGAAACGTGAAGTCAGCAAAGTTATCGTCGGGCAAGAAGGATTAATAGAAAAAATGCTGGTAGCTTTACTGGCAGACGGACATATTTTAATTGAAGGCGTACCCGGTTTAGCTAAGACCTTAGCTGTCAAAACGCTCGCCTCCGCCATTCATGCACAATTTCAACGCATTCAGTTTACCCCTGATTTATTGCCGGCCGATATCACCGGTACTTTGATTTTTAACCCAAAGGACGGAATGTTCTACCCCAAGAGAGGCCCTATTTTCTCTAACTTTGTACTGGCTGATGAAATCAACCGTTCCCCCGCTAAAGTGCAAAGTGCCTTGTTAGAAGCCATGCAGGAACGACAAGTAACCATTGGGGAGCAAACCTATAAATTAGCCGCACCGTTTATGGTACTGGCCACCCAAAACCCCGTCGAACAGGAAGGTACTTATCCTTTACCGGAAGCGCAAGTAGACCGCTTTATGCTCAAGGTGCTCATTACCTATCCTACCAAAGAGGAAGAAAAAACGATTTTGGAACGTATGGCTTCCCATCAAAACATTACGTTAAACACTTCTGTTACACCGGAAATGATTTTGAAAGCACGCGCCGTGGTAGACACGATTTATATAGATGAAAAAATCAAAAACTACGTCGTAGATTTAGTTTTTGCTACCCGCCGTCCCAAAGACTATAAACTGGATAAGCTGTCCTCGTTTATTGCTTACGGGGCCAGCCCGCGTGCCACGATTTTCTTAACGCAAGCCGCTAAAGCCTATGCCTTCCTAAACGGGCGCGGCTATGTAACGCCGGAAGATATTAAAGCTATTGGGCTAGATGTGTTGCGCCACCGTGTATTGCTCACCTATGAAGCGGAGGCCGAAAACATTACCTCTGACCAAATTGTCAAACAAATTTTCGAAGCCGTAGACGTACCCTAA
- a CDS encoding polysaccharide deacetylase family protein: MIFLYILLALTGLFLIIQAIRWGYRWQYWRLPRTGLLTLMYHHIAPQPIDIGQTAFTISPQRFEEQIAQLRQHGFTPITLRDIDQARHSKMAKPQKPVLFTFDDGYANNFTHLFPLLQKHRIPAIIFLITDLIGKDPLYITWDQARQMQQSGLVEFGSHTASHARLRQLSDEEILKELQESKKKIERELGVACRAFCYPFGSGGFDKRVRPLIFQAGYEFDFSTKQGINAWPWLGKKTILRTFPRGGETMRDFYIQITRGKSRF, encoded by the coding sequence ATGATTTTCCTGTATATCCTACTTGCACTTACAGGACTATTTCTGATTATTCAAGCGATACGTTGGGGCTACCGTTGGCAGTATTGGCGTTTACCCCGTACGGGCTTGTTAACCTTGATGTATCACCACATTGCACCGCAGCCCATTGATATCGGGCAAACCGCTTTTACCATTTCCCCCCAACGATTTGAAGAACAAATTGCACAATTGCGTCAACACGGATTTACCCCTATCACCTTGCGCGATATAGACCAAGCCCGCCACAGCAAAATGGCAAAGCCCCAAAAACCTGTATTGTTTACTTTTGATGACGGATATGCTAATAATTTTACCCATTTATTTCCGTTGTTACAAAAGCACCGCATTCCGGCCATTATTTTCCTTATCACGGATTTAATTGGAAAAGACCCTCTCTATATAACGTGGGATCAAGCCCGCCAAATGCAACAAAGCGGACTGGTGGAATTTGGCTCTCATACGGCCTCCCATGCACGCTTACGCCAGTTATCTGATGAAGAAATTCTAAAAGAACTGCAGGAAAGCAAGAAAAAAATCGAACGAGAACTAGGTGTTGCGTGTCGTGCTTTCTGCTATCCGTTCGGCTCGGGCGGATTTGATAAGCGCGTACGGCCGCTTATTTTTCAAGCCGGATATGAATTTGATTTCAGCACCAAACAGGGTATCAATGCCTGGCCGTGGCTTGGTAAAAAAACTATTTTACGCACTTTTCCGCGCGGTGGAGAAACCATGAGAGATTTCTACATTCAAATCACACGCGGAAAAAGCCGGTTCTAA
- a CDS encoding glycosyltransferase family 2 protein → MTERISLFIIAKNEENKIAKCILSAKDLVSEIIVVDAHSKDKTAQIAKGLGAQVFHRTFDGFANQKNFALSKVHYPWALNLDADETLSDSLKKQIQKTIAHTSHAGFDISFSNYFLGKKMNHSGLNKERHIRLVRTDKAHYEGGLVHEGLKVDGTIGKLNAPICHYSYPTIDLYFRKFNRYTTLAAQQMHKNGRKFNLLFVLITIPFEFIKRYLLKLGFLDGMRGFIWASFSSFYVFVKYIKLWHLQQKKRLSK, encoded by the coding sequence GTGACCGAGCGAATTAGTTTATTTATTATTGCTAAAAACGAAGAAAATAAAATTGCCAAATGTATTTTAAGTGCCAAGGATTTGGTAAGTGAGATTATTGTAGTGGATGCCCACTCCAAAGATAAAACGGCCCAAATAGCCAAAGGGCTGGGCGCCCAGGTATTTCACCGTACCTTTGACGGATTTGCCAATCAAAAAAACTTTGCCCTTTCCAAAGTGCATTACCCGTGGGCACTTAACTTGGATGCCGATGAAACCCTATCGGATAGCTTAAAAAAACAAATCCAAAAAACAATTGCCCATACTTCCCATGCCGGATTTGATATTTCTTTTTCCAATTATTTTTTGGGCAAAAAAATGAATCACAGCGGGCTCAATAAAGAACGCCATATTCGTTTAGTTCGCACCGATAAAGCCCATTACGAGGGTGGCCTTGTACACGAAGGGCTAAAAGTGGACGGTACCATCGGTAAATTAAACGCTCCTATCTGTCATTACTCTTATCCGACCATTGACCTTTATTTTCGTAAATTCAACCGTTACACCACTTTAGCCGCCCAGCAAATGCACAAAAACGGCCGCAAATTTAATTTGCTGTTTGTGCTGATTACTATTCCGTTTGAATTTATCAAACGATATTTGCTCAAATTGGGTTTTCTTGACGGAATGCGCGGTTTTATTTGGGCTTCTTTTTCTTCCTTTTATGTGTTTGTAAAATACATTAAATTATGGCATTTACAACAAAAAAAGAGGCTGTCTAAATGA
- a CDS encoding MFS transporter translates to MHRYTRRSMIWLSMTNGLLLFGYGLSLPFFTIYLISQKGLSAAMAGLVIGLSALSRSIASALAGELSDVLGRKCLMQWGITLEVAAMFGLALCIEYQAQTGWLLLCYLLTTFLGAVFRPVSNAWITDHASSKQRVEAFGIIRIGLNTGWALGPAVGGFLVRYSYSMAFYLTALAYCFTVLCLQFIIPEDRLKAQKRARRPHMAALFTALQDSRLAKICFYVFLITAVNAQLVVGLSVHCNQYLGMPEYYIGWFFTINGLATVLLQYPASRWISRFRLSTGMLIGCGLYALGFGSVGFFASFIPIACGVFLSAAGELIVSPGEQTMASNIASAQTRGRYLGLVMVFYNMGSSAGFFVAGWLGQYVAPYYLPGPWLIVGAVALLAGIGFWRLRYSLTDQQDGKFNVPVPVKKDTVTLH, encoded by the coding sequence ATGCACCGATATACACGTCGTTCTATGATTTGGCTATCCATGACAAACGGACTATTGTTGTTTGGCTATGGATTGTCGCTTCCTTTTTTTACGATTTACTTAATTAGCCAAAAAGGGCTTTCGGCCGCTATGGCCGGGCTGGTTATCGGTTTATCTGCTTTAAGCCGTAGCATTGCCAGTGCCTTGGCCGGGGAATTGTCGGATGTATTGGGGCGAAAATGTCTGATGCAATGGGGCATTACCTTAGAGGTGGCCGCCATGTTTGGCTTAGCTTTATGTATTGAATATCAAGCACAAACCGGTTGGCTACTATTGTGTTATCTGCTGACTACTTTTTTGGGCGCGGTTTTCCGTCCTGTTTCCAATGCATGGATTACGGATCATGCTTCTTCAAAACAACGAGTAGAAGCGTTTGGTATTATTCGGATCGGCCTAAATACGGGTTGGGCTTTGGGGCCTGCAGTGGGGGGATTTTTGGTGCGCTATTCGTATAGCATGGCCTTCTATTTAACGGCACTTGCCTATTGTTTTACAGTTCTGTGTTTGCAATTCATTATCCCGGAAGACCGGTTAAAAGCGCAAAAACGAGCGCGGCGGCCGCATATGGCGGCACTATTCACGGCTTTGCAAGATAGCCGCTTAGCCAAAATTTGTTTTTATGTATTTTTGATTACAGCCGTCAATGCCCAATTGGTGGTAGGATTATCGGTACATTGTAATCAATATTTGGGGATGCCGGAGTATTATATTGGTTGGTTTTTTACCATTAATGGCTTGGCGACAGTGCTACTGCAATATCCGGCCAGCCGCTGGATAAGCCGCTTTCGTTTATCTACGGGAATGCTAATCGGTTGCGGATTATATGCTTTGGGTTTTGGATCGGTGGGATTTTTTGCCAGTTTTATTCCGATTGCGTGCGGGGTGTTTTTGTCAGCTGCTGGGGAATTAATCGTCAGCCCGGGGGAGCAAACGATGGCTTCCAATATCGCCTCTGCACAGACCCGCGGACGATATTTAGGGCTTGTGATGGTATTTTATAATATGGGCTCATCGGCAGGATTTTTTGTGGCGGGGTGGCTGGGGCAATATGTAGCACCCTATTATTTGCCGGGGCCGTGGTTAATTGTGGGCGCGGTGGCATTGCTAGCCGGTATAGGTTTCTGGCGGTTGCGTTATAGTTTAACGGACCAACAGGACGGTAAATTTAATGTGCCGGTACCCGTGAAAAAAGACACCGTCACTTTGCACTAA
- the maf gene encoding septum formation protein Maf, producing the protein MKLVLASRSPRRIELLRQLGKKFVISPSEKAEVTRYKRPHLQVLDLSAQKALTVAQKYPQALVIGADTLVYCGGEVIGKPKDEKDALRILRKLNGTWQSVYTGVTLVHLALGKCVRGVAKTRCKARKLPLAQLQKLAGKHLDKAGGYAVQDEDDLFIEKIQGSRSNVVGFPVELFTEMMKEFEK; encoded by the coding sequence ATGAAATTAGTGTTGGCTTCCCGTTCGCCCCGCCGGATAGAATTATTACGCCAGCTGGGTAAGAAATTTGTTATCTCTCCATCAGAAAAGGCAGAAGTAACTCGCTATAAACGGCCGCACTTGCAGGTGCTTGACTTGTCTGCTCAAAAGGCACTGACAGTGGCTCAAAAATATCCGCAAGCCTTAGTGATTGGAGCCGATACTTTGGTGTATTGCGGCGGAGAGGTAATCGGAAAGCCGAAAGATGAGAAAGACGCTTTACGCATTTTGCGTAAATTGAACGGAACGTGGCAAAGTGTTTATACCGGTGTTACTTTGGTTCACTTGGCCTTGGGAAAATGTGTGCGCGGTGTAGCTAAAACCCGTTGTAAAGCGCGCAAATTACCGTTAGCACAATTGCAAAAATTGGCTGGAAAACATTTGGATAAGGCCGGCGGTTATGCGGTGCAAGACGAAGATGATTTATTTATTGAGAAAATACAGGGAAGCCGCAGCAATGTGGTGGGATTTCCGGTAGAATTATTTACAGAAATGATGAAGGAGTTTGAAAAATGA
- the trxB gene encoding thioredoxin-disulfide reductase encodes MTQTDLLIIGAGPAGCSAAIYGVRAGLKTIIAGGAMPGGQLLQTNDIENYAGFINPVGGFELMDQMHKQCKRLGVQITTDEIVKIEGEKTPFLVTASSGEQYQTTAIVIATGAAARWLGVKGEDKLRGHGVSACATCDGFFFKGKEVVVVGGGNTAFEDALFLSQFCPKVTLVHRREGFRADAVTVEKVKQTPHISMQLNCVVEEVLGDDTVTGALLKNLKTNETIQLPCQGIFVAVGAVPQTGWLKNSSVALTPSGLVAVDEKQRTNIEGIFAAGDCTESEFRQASVAAGSGAKAGISAAAFVNLHR; translated from the coding sequence ATGACACAAACAGATTTACTAATTATTGGCGCAGGTCCTGCAGGTTGCAGTGCTGCCATTTATGGTGTAAGAGCCGGACTGAAAACTATCATTGCCGGCGGAGCAATGCCCGGTGGACAACTGTTGCAAACTAATGATATTGAAAATTATGCCGGATTTATTAATCCCGTAGGCGGCTTTGAACTGATGGACCAAATGCACAAACAATGTAAGCGGCTGGGAGTGCAAATTACTACCGATGAAATTGTAAAAATTGAAGGGGAAAAAACACCTTTTTTAGTGACTGCCAGTAGCGGGGAACAATATCAGACTACCGCTATTGTTATTGCCACAGGTGCGGCCGCACGGTGGCTGGGCGTTAAAGGAGAAGATAAATTGCGCGGTCACGGTGTGTCGGCTTGTGCCACGTGTGATGGATTTTTCTTCAAAGGCAAAGAGGTGGTTGTGGTAGGCGGAGGTAATACTGCTTTTGAAGATGCTCTGTTTTTATCTCAATTCTGCCCCAAAGTAACACTGGTGCACCGCCGGGAAGGGTTTCGCGCGGATGCCGTAACCGTAGAAAAAGTAAAACAAACGCCTCATATTTCGATGCAACTAAATTGCGTGGTGGAAGAAGTGCTGGGAGATGATACGGTTACCGGAGCCTTGCTGAAAAATCTAAAAACAAATGAGACGATACAGTTGCCTTGCCAAGGAATTTTTGTGGCGGTGGGAGCCGTGCCGCAAACCGGTTGGCTCAAGAATTCTTCCGTGGCCCTGACTCCGTCCGGCCTAGTGGCCGTAGATGAAAAACAGCGCACGAATATAGAAGGTATTTTTGCCGCCGGAGACTGCACGGAAAGTGAATTTAGACAGGCCAGTGTCGCGGCAGGAAGCGGGGCAAAGGCCGGTATCAGTGCGGCTGCCTTTGTCAATTTGCACCGTTAA
- a CDS encoding DNA-3-methyladenine glycosylase I yields the protein MAYCNSWCRSEADQKYHDTEWGVPLHDDRKQFEFLMLEVMQCGLSWRLILKKRAVFQRCFDKFNYEKISRYTGVNIKKILNAPGMIKSERKIKAIIQNANAFLKIRKEFGSFSAFLWDFCGGKTIVYSGHATGKVPAANGLSARLSYELKKRGFAFLGPVTVYSHLQSCGIINDHSKTCPLFAQINKHYPIVKCSRDQEI from the coding sequence ATGGCTTATTGTAACAGCTGGTGTCGTTCGGAAGCAGATCAAAAATACCACGATACGGAATGGGGCGTCCCCTTGCATGACGACCGTAAGCAGTTTGAGTTTCTTATGTTAGAAGTCATGCAGTGCGGATTGTCTTGGCGGCTTATTCTCAAAAAACGCGCGGTTTTTCAACGGTGTTTTGATAAATTTAATTATGAAAAAATTTCTCGGTATACGGGTGTAAATATCAAGAAAATTTTGAATGCCCCGGGCATGATTAAATCCGAACGAAAAATTAAAGCAATTATCCAAAATGCCAACGCATTCCTGAAAATCAGAAAAGAATTTGGTTCTTTTAGTGCATTTTTGTGGGATTTCTGTGGGGGAAAAACAATTGTTTATTCCGGTCATGCTACAGGAAAAGTTCCGGCGGCAAATGGTTTGTCGGCTCGCTTAAGCTATGAACTAAAGAAACGTGGTTTTGCCTTTCTTGGACCGGTAACCGTCTATTCACATTTACAATCCTGTGGAATCATCAACGATCATAGTAAGACTTGTCCTTTATTTGCTCAGATCAATAAGCATTATCCCATTGTTAAATGCTCCCGCGACCAAGAAATTTAA
- a CDS encoding chloride channel protein, producing MLHIQQNSFVNLMKWFALALLVGILVGVMDALFLKALDKSLHYTGQFPLYYLALPFGLYIVYLLSRRTAPHDVDYSTDDVIDKINSYRGISVISALKSLFLSIFTMAIGGSAGKEAPCADGGAGVAAAMARLFRLNLEDRRKLMICGVSAGFAGVFGVPISGALFGLEVLFVGHIFYEVMFPAFIAGITAFQVTTYLGVSYIYHPMNFSPILAEKFFLKVIVAGLFFGLVSIILAETLKFTKVLFRFIALKTSPFWRSFIGGILLILIGLWISPSYLGLGVDGFNQILSGGALENPFGFFLKSLTTGITFAAGGVGGIITPIFFIGAQAGALLASWLGTDTATMAALGLVAVLAGAANTPLSASIMAIELFGAEIAPYAAVACVVSFLMSGRQSVYASQRISLDKRTELPIAHPEKAPRAAPSKGLLLKTFKEMSKHLIPNPKGFEDDK from the coding sequence ATGTTACATATACAGCAAAATAGTTTTGTTAATTTAATGAAATGGTTTGCTCTGGCTTTACTAGTGGGTATATTGGTAGGCGTGATGGATGCCTTATTTCTAAAAGCCTTAGATAAAAGCCTACACTATACGGGACAATTCCCTCTTTACTATCTAGCACTTCCGTTTGGACTTTATATCGTCTACTTATTATCGCGGCGAACTGCACCTCATGATGTAGATTATTCTACAGATGATGTGATTGATAAAATTAATTCTTACCGCGGAATCAGTGTGATTTCCGCTTTGAAATCTCTGTTTCTCTCCATATTCACTATGGCTATAGGCGGATCTGCCGGAAAAGAAGCTCCGTGTGCCGACGGCGGGGCCGGAGTGGCAGCTGCCATGGCCCGTTTATTTCGCTTAAATTTAGAAGACCGACGCAAACTAATGATTTGCGGGGTAAGTGCCGGCTTTGCCGGGGTGTTTGGAGTACCCATATCGGGAGCTTTATTTGGATTGGAAGTACTCTTTGTAGGGCACATTTTCTATGAGGTAATGTTCCCTGCCTTTATCGCCGGAATTACCGCCTTCCAAGTTACCACCTATTTGGGGGTGAGCTATATCTATCATCCCATGAATTTCTCTCCGATATTAGCAGAGAAATTTTTCCTAAAGGTGATAGTGGCAGGCTTATTTTTCGGACTTGTTTCCATCATTTTAGCCGAAACCTTAAAATTTACCAAGGTTCTTTTCCGCTTTATTGCTCTAAAAACCTCTCCGTTTTGGCGTAGTTTTATAGGAGGGATTCTACTCATACTTATCGGGCTGTGGATTTCTCCTTCTTACTTAGGGCTGGGAGTAGATGGATTTAATCAAATTCTATCAGGTGGTGCTTTAGAAAATCCGTTTGGATTTTTCCTCAAATCACTCACGACCGGTATCACTTTTGCGGCCGGAGGGGTAGGCGGAATCATCACCCCGATATTTTTCATTGGCGCCCAGGCAGGAGCTTTGCTGGCCTCTTGGTTAGGCACCGATACAGCCACCATGGCGGCCTTAGGTTTAGTGGCCGTGCTGGCCGGTGCGGCCAATACGCCTCTGTCTGCCAGTATTATGGCTATTGAACTTTTTGGGGCGGAAATTGCACCCTATGCGGCTGTAGCTTGTGTGGTTAGCTTTTTAATGAGCGGCCGGCAAAGCGTTTACGCCAGTCAACGGATATCACTAGACAAACGAACTGAGCTGCCTATTGCCCATCCGGAAAAAGCTCCGCGCGCGGCCCCTTCCAAAGGATTGTTGTTAAAAACTTTCAAAGAAATGTCAAAGCACTTGATCCCTAACCCAAAGGGCTTCGAGGACGACAAGTAA
- a CDS encoding NAAT family transporter, whose translation MDVFISSVVTLALIMDPFGNIPLFISALKKVSPERRKVVLIRELLIALLIMLVFLFLGEWFMRAFGVHSFSMSIAGGIILFIISAKLVFGNDTEPTSDPKEEEPFVVPLAIPLVAGPAVLSMIMILSAQQADKLMTLGAILVASIFNSAVLMMSFPISNLLGKRGLVAIERLSGMILVLMSVNMVMGGISEFIQGGLGK comes from the coding sequence ATGGATGTATTTATTTCTTCTGTTGTTACCTTGGCTTTAATTATGGATCCGTTTGGGAATATCCCCTTGTTTATTTCCGCCTTGAAAAAAGTATCTCCGGAGCGACGTAAAGTGGTGCTCATTCGGGAGTTATTAATTGCGCTACTGATCATGTTAGTATTTCTTTTCTTAGGGGAATGGTTTATGCGCGCATTTGGTGTGCATTCTTTTTCCATGAGTATTGCCGGCGGTATAATTTTGTTTATCATTTCGGCCAAATTGGTGTTTGGCAATGATACAGAGCCCACCTCCGATCCTAAAGAGGAAGAACCTTTTGTAGTACCATTGGCTATTCCGCTGGTTGCCGGTCCGGCTGTGCTGTCTATGATCATGATTTTATCTGCGCAACAAGCCGATAAGCTGATGACGTTAGGAGCTATCTTGGTGGCGTCTATATTTAATTCTGCGGTGCTCATGATGTCTTTTCCCATCAGCAATTTGCTGGGAAAACGCGGCTTAGTAGCCATAGAGCGTCTGTCCGGTATGATCTTGGTGTTGATGTCAGTCAACATGGTGATGGGAGGAATCTCTGAGTTTATTCAGGGTGGACTGGGCAAATGA